The following proteins are encoded in a genomic region of Herminiimonas arsenicoxydans:
- a CDS encoding Hypothetical protein (Evidence 5 : No homology to any previously reported sequences), which translates to MKPIPVDKIQIVWYQDSISGETMSSGVGGKTVNFWVHMEYFPREVTEAYLMDEGEPRPHPKDGWSYARGMLR; encoded by the coding sequence CGATTCCGGTGGATAAAATACAGATCGTCTGGTACCAGGACTCCATTTCCGGCGAAACAATGTCATCCGGGGTTGGCGGCAAGACCGTTAACTTCTGGGTCCATATGGAATACTTCCCGCGAGAAGTAACGGAGGCTTATCTGATGGATGAAGGTGAGCCACGACCGCATCCGAAGGATGGCTGGTCGTATGCGCGGGGGATGTTGCGTTAG
- a CDS encoding hypothetical protein (Evidence 5 : No homology to any previously reported sequences) has translation MAVKRLSTQEFLDELNRNLKDHPGYEDWMQFVPPPEGVEPDTVEGFERAGPEPRHSLYDLVALKVGEAFDMFPK, from the coding sequence ATGGCTGTAAAAAGACTGAGCACGCAAGAGTTTCTGGATGAACTCAATCGCAATCTGAAGGATCATCCGGGTTACGAGGACTGGATGCAGTTCGTGCCGCCGCCTGAAGGCGTGGAGCCCGATACGGTCGAAGGCTTCGAGCGCGCCGGCCCCGAGCCGCGTCACTCACTCTACGATCTGGTCGCACTGAAAGTCGGCGAAGCGTTCGACATGTTCCCGAAATAA
- a CDS encoding putative Methyl-accepting chemotaxis protein (Evidence 3 : Function proposed based on presence of conserved amino acid motif, structural feature or limited homology; Product type rc : receptor), which yields MNNVIRKLAKLGVGAKLAAISFILIAIVFGVFVWATGQASSAMLELRASEEVSARSRLVMGMSSDAALIKSTLLSLKVGKTGGYYVLDAAAGPDYGKLIIAAKREGQNVLADKTTDGREFIKEILSKKEGAIHYRSPADAGSPERLAAFIYQQDKNWVIVGDTYVDEFTHEATVLRNFLAGAACIALLLLTACLYAGIRKTVTGPLAQATQLARQLATGDLTSRLETKRTDEIGLLLRAVNSIGQGLANVVWNIRHGTETLATETREIAAGNLDLSSRTEQQASSLEETASAMEEMTSTVKENAANAEQANALAHTAAEVAIKGGNVVAEVVHTMDSINQSSKKIADIISVIDGIAFQTNILALNAAVEAARAGEQGRGFAVVASEVRNLAQRSSAAAREIKTLIEDSVSKVQSGSKLVAHAGATMDEVVSSIQRVDNIMGEISSASREQSIGIEQVNQAIAQMDQVTQQNAALVEQAAASAESLQNQTTELNNVVSVFTIKSGSHGATDEAQEMVIKAIEAMRDNGRDAAFAEINNKLGQFCDRDLYVVVYDMNGRNLAHGANPGNVGKDMIDAKDGAGNLYIRERVAIIQNSGKGWQDYMFLNPISKQVEAKSMYLDRYQDLIIGCGVYKE from the coding sequence ATGAATAATGTCATACGTAAGCTGGCCAAACTCGGCGTCGGTGCAAAACTTGCCGCCATTTCTTTTATATTGATTGCCATCGTCTTCGGTGTTTTTGTATGGGCAACGGGTCAGGCAAGCAGCGCCATGCTGGAACTGCGCGCAAGCGAAGAAGTCTCGGCCAGAAGCAGGCTCGTCATGGGCATGAGCAGCGATGCGGCGCTGATCAAGAGCACGCTGCTGTCGCTCAAGGTCGGCAAGACCGGCGGCTACTATGTGCTTGACGCTGCAGCGGGCCCGGATTACGGCAAGCTGATCATTGCTGCCAAAAGAGAAGGGCAGAACGTTCTGGCCGACAAGACCACCGACGGCCGTGAATTCATCAAGGAAATCCTGAGCAAAAAAGAGGGCGCGATTCATTATCGCTCACCCGCCGATGCCGGCTCACCCGAGCGCCTGGCTGCATTCATTTATCAGCAGGACAAAAACTGGGTCATCGTCGGCGACACTTACGTCGATGAATTCACCCATGAAGCAACAGTACTGCGTAATTTCTTGGCAGGCGCCGCATGCATCGCCTTGCTGCTTCTGACCGCCTGCCTGTACGCCGGCATACGCAAAACCGTCACCGGCCCGCTGGCGCAAGCCACGCAGCTGGCGCGCCAGCTGGCTACCGGCGATCTGACCAGCCGGCTGGAAACCAAACGCACGGACGAGATCGGCCTCTTGCTGCGCGCCGTCAACAGCATAGGTCAGGGCCTGGCCAACGTGGTCTGGAATATCCGCCACGGCACCGAAACGCTGGCGACGGAAACCAGGGAAATCGCCGCCGGCAATCTGGACCTGTCCTCCCGCACCGAACAGCAAGCCAGCTCGCTGGAAGAAACCGCCTCCGCGATGGAAGAGATGACCTCGACCGTCAAGGAAAACGCCGCCAACGCCGAGCAGGCGAATGCTTTGGCGCACACCGCAGCCGAAGTCGCCATCAAGGGCGGCAACGTGGTGGCCGAAGTCGTCCACACGATGGACTCGATCAATCAGTCGTCGAAAAAAATCGCCGACATCATCAGCGTCATCGACGGCATCGCCTTCCAGACCAACATCCTGGCACTGAACGCGGCAGTGGAAGCCGCCCGCGCCGGCGAGCAGGGTCGCGGCTTTGCGGTGGTGGCCAGCGAAGTGCGCAATCTGGCGCAGCGCAGTTCGGCTGCCGCGCGCGAAATCAAGACGCTGATCGAAGATTCGGTCAGCAAGGTACAAAGCGGCAGCAAGCTGGTGGCGCATGCCGGCGCCACTATGGATGAAGTTGTCAGCAGCATCCAGCGCGTGGACAACATCATGGGCGAGATCAGTTCGGCCAGCCGCGAACAAAGCATAGGCATCGAACAGGTCAATCAGGCTATCGCACAGATGGATCAGGTCACGCAGCAAAATGCCGCACTGGTTGAACAAGCTGCCGCGTCGGCCGAGTCCCTGCAAAACCAGACCACGGAATTGAACAATGTGGTCAGCGTCTTCACGATCAAGAGCGGCAGCCACGGCGCGACCGACGAGGCGCAAGAGATGGTCATCAAAGCCATCGAAGCCATGCGTGACAATGGCCGGGACGCCGCCTTCGCCGAGATCAACAACAAGCTCGGCCAGTTCTGCGATCGCGACCTGTACGTTGTGGTCTACGACATGAACGGCCGCAACCTCGCACACGGCGCCAATCCGGGCAATGTCGGCAAGGACATGATCGACGCCAAGGACGGCGCCGGCAACCTGTACATCCGCGAACGCGTCGCCATCATCCAGAACAGCGGCAAAGGCTGGCAGGACTATATGTTCCTCAATCCGATATCCAAACAGGTTGAAGCCAAGTCCATGTATCTCGACAGATACCAGGATCTGATCATAGGTTGCGGCGTGTATAAGGAGTGA
- the pncB gene encoding nicotinate phosphoribosyltransferase (Evidence 2a : Function of homologous gene experimentally demonstrated in an other organism; PubMedId : 2211655; Product type e : enzyme) translates to MPPIVNNLLENDLYKFTMWQALLHSHPEAQTEYEFVCRNAPAYPLSELKADVERELDHLCTLAFRDDELLYLRSLRFMKSDFVDFLTVFRFQRKFITVAADGPALRIRAIGPQVHVMGFEIFVLCIVNELYLRRFDQQASLTEARRRLQEKIRLLKNFGKEATRKNPFEFFDFGVRRRFSAAWHEEVVVTLAREVPQYFTGTSNVHLAKKYGLTPIGTMAHEYLQAYQSFGVRLRDFQKAALEDWVQEYRGDLGIALTDVVGMDAFLADFDLYFAKLFDGLRHDSGDPIEWGEKALAHYARLRIDAGSKRLVFSDALDLPGAFSLYRHFADRTLTGFGIGTNLSNDTGIPALNIVMKLMACNGQPVAKLSDSAGKTLCRDETFLAYLRQVFHHPAVK, encoded by the coding sequence ATGCCCCCTATCGTCAATAACCTGCTGGAAAACGATCTCTATAAATTCACCATGTGGCAGGCCTTGCTGCATAGCCACCCCGAAGCGCAGACGGAATATGAATTTGTTTGCCGCAATGCACCAGCGTATCCGCTGAGCGAACTCAAGGCCGACGTCGAGCGCGAGCTGGATCATCTTTGTACGCTGGCGTTTCGCGATGATGAGTTGCTTTATTTGCGCAGTTTGCGCTTCATGAAAAGCGACTTCGTGGATTTCCTCACGGTTTTTCGCTTCCAGCGCAAATTCATTACGGTGGCGGCCGATGGTCCGGCGCTGCGCATACGCGCGATCGGCCCGCAAGTGCATGTGATGGGCTTTGAGATTTTCGTGCTCTGCATAGTCAATGAGCTTTATTTGCGTCGCTTCGACCAGCAAGCGTCACTGACGGAAGCGCGGCGGCGTCTGCAGGAAAAAATTCGCCTGCTGAAAAATTTCGGCAAGGAAGCAACGAGAAAAAATCCGTTTGAATTTTTCGACTTCGGTGTGCGGCGTCGATTCTCTGCGGCCTGGCATGAAGAAGTGGTCGTTACGCTGGCAAGGGAAGTGCCGCAATATTTCACCGGCACCTCGAATGTGCATCTGGCAAAGAAATACGGGTTGACGCCTATCGGCACGATGGCGCATGAATATCTGCAAGCCTATCAATCGTTCGGCGTACGCCTGCGCGATTTTCAAAAAGCGGCGCTGGAGGATTGGGTACAGGAGTATCGCGGCGATCTGGGCATTGCATTGACCGACGTGGTGGGCATGGATGCCTTCCTGGCTGATTTCGATTTGTACTTTGCGAAACTGTTCGACGGCTTGCGCCATGACTCCGGCGACCCGATCGAATGGGGGGAGAAAGCGCTGGCGCACTATGCCCGCTTGCGTATCGATGCGGGCAGCAAGCGGCTGGTGTTTTCCGATGCACTGGATTTGCCGGGCGCCTTTTCGCTGTATCGACACTTTGCCGACCGCACGCTGACCGGTTTCGGGATAGGCACCAACCTATCCAATGATACCGGCATCCCGGCACTGAACATCGTGATGAAGCTGATGGCATGTAACGGACAGCCCGTCGCCAAGCTGTCCGATTCTGCAGGCAAGACCTTGTGCAGGGATGAGACTTTCCTGGCTTACCTGCGCCAGGTTTTTCATCATCCTGCGGTCAAGTAA
- a CDS encoding putative outer membrane protein W precursor (Evidence 3 : Function proposed based on presence of conserved amino acid motif, structural feature or limited homology; Product type pm : putative membrane component), translated as MKLSLTFRVLPQLAAVTAVSALAAFSLPAAAQSAGDNIVNVGWFHLKTYDSSETLIRRSPAPGPIAGSSATVGDADTLGLAFTHFVTDNFALTADLGIPPKFKLDGAGSLASLGQIGTARQWSPAVIAKWYFGDRNSQIRPFVGLGVTRVWYSDVKLSSSLQAAVTPPAFGGPGTATANLSSSWSPVANLGLTYNIDKKWSIGFSISYIPLDTDAEIIGRNAAGNVISRHTTNLTLDPLVTFLSVGYKF; from the coding sequence ATGAAATTATCTTTGACTTTCCGTGTGTTGCCACAACTCGCCGCCGTCACCGCAGTCTCTGCGCTGGCGGCTTTTTCTTTGCCTGCCGCCGCGCAAAGCGCCGGCGACAATATCGTCAACGTCGGCTGGTTTCACCTGAAGACCTATGATTCCAGCGAAACGCTGATCCGCAGGTCGCCCGCTCCGGGGCCTATCGCCGGCAGTAGTGCCACCGTAGGCGACGCCGATACGCTGGGCCTCGCATTCACGCACTTTGTCACAGACAATTTTGCGCTGACAGCCGACTTGGGCATCCCGCCCAAATTCAAGCTGGATGGTGCTGGCTCGTTAGCAAGCCTCGGCCAGATCGGCACAGCAAGACAATGGAGTCCGGCCGTCATTGCAAAGTGGTATTTCGGCGACAGGAATTCCCAGATCCGCCCATTCGTCGGCCTCGGCGTCACACGAGTCTGGTATAGCGATGTTAAATTATCTTCTTCACTGCAAGCGGCGGTAACACCTCCTGCGTTCGGTGGGCCGGGCACGGCGACCGCCAACCTGAGTTCGTCCTGGTCACCAGTCGCCAATCTAGGCCTGACGTATAACATCGATAAAAAATGGTCTATCGGTTTTTCCATTTCGTATATTCCGCTCGATACCGATGCGGAAATTATCGGCCGCAACGCCGCGGGCAATGTCATCTCCCGGCACACGACCAATTTGACACTGGATCCGCTCGTTACTTTCCTGTCAGTAGGTTACAAGTTCTGA
- a CDS encoding hypothetical protein (Evidence 5 : No homology to any previously reported sequences), translating into MLRIRPTAQYFTLSNRETGYYFQTHGTPCVSCNRTMRKPILAVTGDSPAGP; encoded by the coding sequence ATGTTGCGTATCCGCCCCACTGCGCAATACTTCACATTATCCAACAGGGAGACAGGCTATTATTTTCAGACACATGGCACGCCATGCGTAAGCTGCAACCGAACTATGAGAAAGCCCATCCTCGCAGTAACAGGCGACTCACCAGCTGGGCCATAA
- a CDS encoding hypothetical protein (Evidence 5 : No homology to any previously reported sequences) translates to MNKIEAIKRVNEELHANLLNERNTQWSTVVPYAGDEGWWLKIPLSGFRQEQHFLICSEKAKSFRHIRIKANTILSPATRFRCKDQTADVFISAKNVKRLVDTLPGGSKFSFDKYVFGEYSF, encoded by the coding sequence ATGAACAAGATAGAAGCAATCAAACGGGTCAACGAAGAGTTGCACGCCAACCTGCTCAACGAGCGTAATACCCAGTGGTCGACAGTGGTGCCGTATGCCGGCGATGAGGGATGGTGGTTGAAGATACCGCTGTCCGGATTCCGGCAGGAGCAGCATTTTTTGATTTGTAGCGAGAAAGCGAAAAGCTTCCGCCACATCAGGATCAAGGCCAATACCATTTTGAGTCCTGCGACCAGGTTTCGCTGCAAGGATCAGACGGCGGATGTCTTTATCTCGGCAAAGAATGTCAAACGGCTGGTCGATACGCTGCCGGGTGGCAGCAAATTCAGTTTCGACAAATATGTATTCGGTGAATACAGTTTCTAA
- a CDS encoding putative bacterial secretion pathway protein (Evidence 3 : Function proposed based on presence of conserved amino acid motif, structural feature or limited homology; Product type pt : putative transporter), protein MKKISNTLRLSNIAAGLTMALCLMSPAHADDTAKSFAEMLKAVPLIPTGSYESEMLAKVTGAVNFIKQQDLPQAQLAINEALQLDARNSHLHFLNGFVYHLQARQGDTQKAEMALEGYQQALRIDPSNWIAKEFLGLAYMDLKQFDNAKLAFSDVLLLTPESSVSIYGLMVSSYLTGDARTACAMADQFQKTSMSTTANRSFIRSSVSVYASCGNFAQADRMRDNLSKLTNSGPEVERVDRRLAQWKSFYLKQEQTAAHTKTPAGGMMKTSLSEYPVNGRPEQLAQAFTSSAPAYRPPPRQEDPVADNQASTAEPLAVPAAAVPVLTPAADATGNGPRMLLIDVVLLSTQELMATSKGINLLSALTLQLGSGSTAAYSRIVTSNSLNGAKPDVSTAITRAVSIPALSYSLNIANANSSVNEVLARPTLAAIEGLPSEFFSGTNLSAGLVSTSQQGGTTIVPLDKRFGIKLSVTPTFLPQGRVQLKIEAQRTALNASSETSRVAYQIEIGELTANANVVMNLGETLLLSGLSEKTRTSTRDGVPGLQDVPVVQYLFSNKKTNDLQRSALILITPRAPIQIAEDTASESRSMALRMKELREKFGFANNNPANVEAIMTQLQSNQFFREFRQGDVVMERWDRMRTTGDRLEEALGFLYY, encoded by the coding sequence ATGAAAAAAATATCCAACACACTTCGCCTTAGCAACATCGCGGCTGGCTTGACGATGGCGCTCTGCCTGATGTCACCCGCCCACGCCGATGACACTGCAAAGTCTTTTGCCGAGATGTTGAAAGCTGTTCCGCTGATCCCGACCGGGAGCTACGAGTCCGAGATGCTGGCCAAAGTCACCGGCGCCGTCAATTTCATCAAGCAACAGGATTTGCCGCAGGCGCAGCTGGCGATCAACGAAGCGTTGCAACTCGATGCACGCAACTCGCATCTGCATTTCTTGAATGGCTTTGTCTATCATCTGCAAGCACGCCAGGGCGATACGCAAAAAGCTGAAATGGCGCTGGAAGGCTACCAGCAGGCGCTGCGTATCGATCCGAGCAACTGGATCGCCAAAGAATTCCTGGGCCTGGCGTATATGGACCTGAAGCAGTTTGATAACGCCAAGCTGGCATTCTCGGATGTGTTGCTGCTGACGCCCGAAAGCTCTGTATCGATTTACGGCTTGATGGTGTCGTCGTATCTGACCGGTGATGCGCGCACAGCGTGCGCAATGGCTGATCAGTTTCAGAAGACGTCAATGTCAACGACAGCCAATCGCAGCTTCATTCGATCCAGTGTTTCGGTCTATGCATCGTGCGGAAATTTTGCCCAAGCCGACCGCATGCGTGACAACTTGAGCAAGCTCACCAACAGCGGACCCGAGGTCGAACGTGTTGATCGACGGCTGGCGCAATGGAAATCTTTTTATCTGAAGCAAGAGCAAACAGCCGCCCATACGAAAACGCCTGCCGGCGGCATGATGAAAACAAGTTTGTCCGAATACCCGGTCAATGGCAGGCCTGAACAACTCGCGCAGGCGTTTACGTCATCCGCGCCCGCCTACAGACCGCCACCAAGACAAGAAGATCCGGTCGCGGATAACCAGGCATCTACTGCGGAACCGTTAGCTGTGCCAGCGGCAGCAGTACCTGTCCTTACGCCGGCTGCAGATGCAACCGGCAACGGCCCACGCATGCTGCTCATTGATGTCGTGCTGCTGTCGACACAGGAGCTGATGGCGACATCCAAAGGCATCAATCTGCTCAGCGCATTGACGCTGCAACTCGGCTCAGGGAGTACTGCGGCCTATTCACGCATCGTCACGTCGAACAGCCTCAACGGTGCAAAGCCCGATGTCAGCACTGCCATCACGCGCGCCGTGTCGATACCGGCACTGTCTTATTCACTGAATATTGCCAACGCCAACAGCTCGGTGAATGAAGTACTGGCACGCCCGACGCTGGCCGCGATAGAAGGCCTGCCCTCCGAATTTTTCTCGGGTACCAATCTGAGTGCGGGCCTGGTGTCGACCAGTCAGCAAGGCGGCACCACGATCGTGCCTTTGGACAAACGCTTTGGCATCAAGCTGTCTGTCACGCCGACATTTCTGCCGCAAGGACGGGTACAACTCAAGATCGAGGCGCAACGCACTGCGCTGAATGCCAGCTCCGAAACGTCTAGGGTGGCGTATCAGATCGAGATCGGCGAGCTGACCGCCAACGCGAATGTGGTCATGAACCTCGGCGAGACTTTGCTCTTGAGTGGATTGAGCGAGAAGACCAGAACCAGCACACGTGACGGCGTACCCGGGCTGCAGGATGTGCCGGTGGTGCAATATCTGTTTTCAAACAAGAAGACGAATGATCTGCAACGATCAGCGCTGATTCTGATTACGCCGCGAGCGCCGATTCAGATCGCCGAAGATACTGCCAGCGAAAGCCGTTCGATGGCACTCCGCATGAAAGAGTTGCGCGAAAAGTTTGGCTTCGCCAACAACAATCCTGCCAATGTCGAAGCCATCATGACGCAGCTTCAATCGAACCAGTTCTTCCGCGAGTTTCGTCAGGGCGACGTCGTGATGGAACGCTGGGATCGCATGCGCACTACCGGCGATCGCCTGGAAGAAGCTCTGGGATTTCTCTACTATTAA
- a CDS encoding conserved hypothetical protein; putative exported protein (Evidence 4 : Homologs of previously reported genes of unknown function) — translation MISSVSAARLSVTRALKKTLLHASLLMLGSVAILQSAHASDAPDIKPALKKMLGGLALDAKDELQKMVGDLKKTSCGGGLTGCYQTKSGPIQLYFFTSNNVQQTFIIVVDKKIAMPKLFGNKVQNVMGQTSLRSLMISISTSDFDLTTAKMPPDLKKVVNDSYFGVDSINFVAGAQMAARADLGGPIKLTMESLGVRGDQLTMRGAIVMPIPMDISGGAGAGAGMASDVADGATMKKAGLDALKPEAFVEFQFAPNARLPMLLPPVTLTDATFFINNSLTFGYKGNAQFQGVGNKKILLQFQTPLTPAGAMDFLDFEFQMATPASFTLEDAARVMIAMASPDARLAKYGGGFIKGIGSFKDPLLTMVKPLAMFKMKNPNPPPEYKFGDPLHPWPEDKKYYNIAIYGPLASGGPYFHSGGQVAAFGQTLGWTEVSAGMDGFYNGAGQEVSLKLGPLGKVPFKMSTENRIGILRQDMTMKGNLAGQKISVTMGYTKMAIEVNASCINPFEIKASAEITPSLDLAQLFDAQGGVNVDPSKITGCIGKELEAAYRKIAGEYKNLSGYTADMANKELKKIADAALVATKAAEDAANKAAAESKKVAEDAAKASQKAAEDSAKAAQRAADDARKEYEKTKNAARDVANKTANAATNAFKDAGNAFKRLGKKKKHKKGPDPKFAASVFDWDYYYDKNPDVVAAKVDLPTHWKDNGFNEGRQGSPEFSASYYWNRYTDVQAACPTPSTKLQCALQHWLDDGFELGRQGSADVSIVSYLNRYPDLQNAFGVDNYDDAFDHWMNSGEDEGRNARPDTSFAGPVNGPKRVGGGGGGGWSDAAQCQKQHVVAFNVSSGKRLDGIQFQYANGQWGAVHGKLKNKKAYALPAGQYIVRVDYRGGGSMDAVGFTTNTGTSYGPFGGGGGSAGTYTVTPGQKLGCMAGRSGSEVDQLIFSSTGPR, via the coding sequence ATGATCTCCTCCGTCTCTGCAGCGCGCTTGTCAGTTACACGCGCTCTCAAAAAAACATTGCTGCACGCCAGCTTGCTCATGCTCGGTAGCGTGGCGATTCTTCAATCGGCGCATGCCAGCGACGCCCCCGACATCAAACCTGCGCTGAAAAAAATGCTCGGTGGTTTGGCGCTGGACGCCAAGGACGAGCTGCAAAAGATGGTCGGCGATTTGAAAAAAACCAGCTGCGGCGGCGGCTTGACCGGTTGCTATCAGACCAAGTCGGGGCCGATCCAGCTGTATTTTTTCACCAGCAACAACGTGCAGCAAACCTTCATCATCGTCGTCGACAAGAAAATTGCCATGCCCAAGCTGTTCGGCAACAAGGTACAGAACGTGATGGGACAGACTTCGTTGCGTTCGCTGATGATTTCGATTTCCACCAGCGACTTCGACCTGACAACGGCGAAAATGCCGCCTGACCTGAAGAAGGTTGTCAACGACAGCTACTTCGGCGTGGATTCAATCAACTTCGTCGCCGGTGCACAGATGGCGGCCCGCGCAGATTTGGGCGGTCCTATCAAATTGACGATGGAATCCCTTGGCGTTCGCGGTGATCAATTGACGATGCGCGGGGCGATCGTGATGCCGATTCCAATGGATATTAGCGGTGGTGCGGGAGCCGGGGCCGGCATGGCGAGTGATGTCGCTGACGGCGCGACGATGAAGAAAGCTGGCCTCGACGCATTGAAGCCGGAAGCCTTCGTCGAATTCCAGTTCGCGCCCAACGCAAGACTGCCGATGCTGCTACCGCCGGTCACACTGACCGATGCGACCTTCTTCATCAACAATAGCCTCACATTTGGATACAAGGGCAACGCCCAGTTCCAGGGTGTAGGCAACAAGAAAATCCTGCTGCAATTCCAGACCCCGTTGACGCCAGCCGGCGCGATGGATTTTCTGGATTTTGAATTCCAGATGGCGACACCTGCTTCATTCACGCTGGAAGATGCCGCACGCGTCATGATCGCAATGGCCTCACCAGATGCGCGTCTGGCCAAATACGGCGGCGGCTTCATCAAAGGTATTGGTTCGTTCAAGGACCCGCTGTTGACTATGGTCAAACCGCTGGCGATGTTCAAGATGAAAAATCCTAACCCGCCGCCGGAATACAAGTTTGGCGATCCATTGCACCCATGGCCCGAAGACAAGAAGTACTACAACATTGCCATCTATGGACCACTGGCATCAGGCGGGCCCTATTTCCACTCTGGTGGCCAGGTAGCGGCCTTTGGTCAGACGCTGGGCTGGACCGAAGTATCTGCCGGCATGGACGGCTTTTACAATGGCGCAGGCCAAGAGGTGTCGCTGAAACTGGGCCCGTTGGGCAAGGTGCCATTCAAGATGTCGACAGAAAACCGCATCGGCATACTGCGCCAGGACATGACGATGAAGGGCAATCTGGCCGGGCAAAAAATTTCCGTGACGATGGGCTATACCAAGATGGCAATCGAGGTGAATGCCAGCTGTATCAACCCGTTTGAAATCAAGGCTTCGGCTGAAATTACACCGTCGCTTGATCTCGCTCAATTATTCGATGCACAAGGCGGCGTCAACGTCGATCCATCCAAGATCACCGGTTGCATAGGCAAGGAGCTGGAAGCGGCTTACCGCAAGATCGCTGGCGAATACAAAAACCTGAGCGGCTATACAGCCGACATGGCGAACAAGGAGTTGAAAAAGATTGCTGACGCGGCGTTGGTAGCGACAAAGGCAGCGGAAGACGCAGCGAACAAGGCCGCAGCCGAATCGAAGAAGGTCGCCGAAGATGCTGCCAAAGCCTCGCAAAAAGCGGCGGAAGACTCGGCAAAAGCCGCACAAAGAGCAGCCGACGATGCACGCAAGGAATACGAAAAAACCAAAAATGCTGCACGTGACGTCGCCAATAAAACGGCCAACGCTGCGACCAATGCATTCAAGGATGCCGGCAATGCCTTCAAGCGCCTGGGCAAGAAAAAGAAACACAAGAAGGGACCGGATCCGAAGTTTGCGGCCTCCGTGTTTGACTGGGACTACTACTACGACAAAAATCCGGATGTGGTTGCGGCCAAAGTCGACCTGCCTACACACTGGAAAGACAACGGATTCAATGAAGGCCGTCAAGGCAGCCCTGAATTCAGCGCCAGCTATTACTGGAATCGTTACACCGATGTGCAGGCGGCATGCCCGACTCCGTCTACCAAATTGCAATGTGCATTGCAGCATTGGCTGGATGATGGTTTCGAACTGGGCCGTCAAGGCAGCGCCGATGTCAGCATCGTGAGTTATCTCAATCGCTATCCCGATCTGCAAAACGCATTCGGCGTGGACAATTACGATGACGCGTTCGACCACTGGATGAACAGCGGTGAAGACGAGGGTCGCAATGCACGTCCCGACACCAGTTTTGCCGGTCCGGTCAATGGCCCGAAACGTGTAGGTGGCGGTGGCGGCGGTGGCTGGAGCGATGCGGCACAATGCCAGAAACAGCATGTGGTCGCTTTCAACGTCAGCAGTGGCAAACGTCTGGACGGTATTCAATTCCAGTATGCGAACGGCCAGTGGGGTGCCGTGCATGGCAAGCTGAAGAACAAGAAAGCCTACGCGCTGCCGGCCGGACAGTACATCGTGCGTGTCGATTATCGCGGCGGTGGCAGCATGGATGCCGTAGGCTTTACGACGAATACGGGCACCAGCTATGGCCCGTTTGGCGGCGGTGGCGGCTCGGCCGGCACCTACACGGTAACGCCGGGGCAGAAGCTGGGTTGCATGGCCGGGCGTTCCGGCAGTGAGGTCGATCAACTCATCTTCTCATCCACAGGACCACGCTAA
- a CDS encoding Hypothetical protein (Evidence 5 : No homology to any previously reported sequences), with protein MHHALCSQSNLKSPRPHIDPMSNQSTALDGTVARLTYRDYVYLFRNSLRFAHEVSSRKYLHS; from the coding sequence ATGCATCATGCCCTTTGCTCGCAGTCGAACCTCAAAAGTCCACGGCCCCACATCGACCCCATGTCGAATCAAAGCACTGCGCTCGATGGCACAGTCGCACGTCTGACTTATCGCGATTACGTGTATTTATTTCGCAATTCGCTCAGATTCGCTCATGAAGTTTCCAGTCGGAAATATCTACACTCATAA